One genomic segment of Bombina bombina isolate aBomBom1 chromosome 4, aBomBom1.pri, whole genome shotgun sequence includes these proteins:
- the LOC128656886 gene encoding taste receptor type 2 member 40-like, whose translation MHFSISSLILLINGLQILIGLFFNGFIVMINCIWWLLSKKLQTIDIIIASLGLARFCLLFDEMLDLFLKIFIPWKSESNTLLVTLLKTISCFLISCCIWFATLLCVFYCVKITSYNYRLFIYMKLNISRMLPWLYLVSVTASVIFSVPSAFFCLPLLTFNSTNDFENSSEDHSDMEMHYQVEIIIQTISSVLPLPIFCFAISLLIRSLWNHTRHMTSKDSGFRNPQLQAHFSAIKNMLSFLFFHIIYFISIILWPLASHTNNDIWLALLSVPYIAYPSLHTIILIFSNIKLKQTLVSITYCCHKNNT comes from the coding sequence ATGCATTTCTCTATTAGCTCTTTAATTCTTCTTATCAATGGGCTTCAGATTTTAATTGGACTCTTTTTCAATGGATTTATTGTGATGATAAATTGCATTTGGTGGCTGCTATCTAAAAAGCTACAAACAATTGATATTATTATAGCAAGCTTGGGACTAGCTAGATTTTGTCTTCTATTTGATGAAATGTTGGATCTCTTTTTAAAAATTTTCATACCTTGGAAATCAGAATCAAATACTTTACTGGTCACTTTACTGAAGACAATCTCATGTTTTTTAATCAGCTGCTGTATCTGGTTTGCCACTCTGCTCTGTGTTTTCTATTGTGTGAAGATCACCAGCTATAACTACAGATTATTCATCTACATGAAACTAAACATATCTAGGATGTTACCCTGGTTGTATTTAGTGTCTGTAACAGCTTCAGTTATTTTTAGTGTTCCCTCTGCGTTCTTCTGCCTACCATTACTTACATTCAATTCTACAAATGATTTTGAAAATTCAAGTGAGGATCATAGCGACATGGAAATGCATTACCAAGTAGAAATCATCATACAAACGATATCATCTGTTTTACCATTACCCATATTTTGTTTTGCAATTTCTCTTCTGATTAGATCCCTTTGGAATCACACCAGACATATGACCAGCAAGGACTCAGGATTCCGTAATCCTCAGCTTCAGGCTCATTTTAGTGCAATTAAAAATatgttgtcttttttatttttccatatcATATATTTCATATCTATAATCTTATGGCCACTTGCCAGTCATACAAATAATGACATTTGGCTAGCATTACTCTCTGTTCCTTATATTGCCTATCCAAGCCTGCACACAATTATTTTGATTTTCAGCAACATTAAACTGAAACAGACTCTTGTGAGTATAACATATTGCTGCCATAAAAATAACACATGA